In Channa argus isolate prfri chromosome 23, Channa argus male v1.0, whole genome shotgun sequence, the following are encoded in one genomic region:
- the ndfip2 gene encoding NEDD4 family-interacting protein 2, translating into MDPASRYQVLHNEDDSSEASTSEQQPCTSATAQAGACSQDQASVASATAPGDSLGSRTQGEAEAPPPPYASIELGASAAAAPETSFQRDFPVPPPYSVATSLPTYDEAEKAKAAAMAVSTVEVMPRDDEFPPRDDFSDADQLRVGNDGIFMLAFFMAFLFNWIGFCLSFCLTNTIAGRYGAICGFGLSLIKWILIVRFSDYFTGYFNGQYWLWWIFLLLGLLLFFRGFVNYLKVRNMSENMATSHRTRLFFLY; encoded by the exons ATGGACCCAGCAAGCCGATACCAAGTG TTGCACAATGAGGACGACTCATCAGAGGCCTCCACAAGTGAGCAGCAGCCGTGCACTTCTGCCACAGCCCAGGCTGGTGCATGCAGCCAGGACCAGGCCAGTGTAGCCTCTGCCACTGCACCAGGGGACTCATTAGGATCAAGGACTCAAGGGGAAGCGGAGGCACCTCCACCTCCTTATGCATCCATTGAGCTGGgagcatctgctgctgctgcacccG AAACCAGTTTCCAAAGAGACTTCCCAGTACCTCCGCCCTACAGTGTCGCCACATCATTGCCAACATATGACGAGGCAGAGAAGGCCAAAGCAGCCGCCATGGCTGTGTCTACTGTGGAGGTGATGCCACGG GATGATGAATTTCCCCCCAGAGATGATTTCAGTGATGCTGATCAGCTGAGAGTTGGGAATGATGGAATCTTCATGCTGGCTTTTTTCA TGGCCTTCCTGTTCAACTGGATCGGCTTCtgtctttccttttgtttgacCAACACCATTGCAGGACGCTACGGCGCCATCTGCGGCTTCGGCTTGTCCCTCATCAAGTGGATTCTCATCGTCAGG TTCTCAGACTACTTCACTGGCTACTTTAACGGTCAATACTGGCTCTGGTGGATCTTCCTGTTGCTTG GTCTCCTGCTGTTCTTCAGGGGTTTCGTTAACTATCTAAAAGTACGCAATATGTCAGAAAACATGGCCACCTCTCACAGGACACGCCTCTTCTTCCTCTACTAA